One Candidatus Dormiibacterota bacterium DNA window includes the following coding sequences:
- a CDS encoding NYN domain-containing protein, with protein MRLLIVDGYNVIHAWPELKSALLRSGLEESRRLLVVALAEYGAVRAVRVTVVFDGPRAAVASPAEVVDGVTIRFGGASGSADHVIERLAYRAAQAGRAGEVTVATSDRLQRDMVRAMGVATMDARSLETEVKGALSELGRDAARGREQAAFARRLEDRLDPGVRAALERMRRGLPPDPPVAEVSPPPERMDE; from the coding sequence ATGCGCCTGCTCATCGTCGACGGCTACAACGTCATCCACGCGTGGCCCGAGCTGAAGTCGGCGCTGCTGCGCTCCGGCCTCGAGGAGTCGCGACGGCTGCTGGTGGTCGCGCTCGCCGAGTACGGCGCGGTGCGGGCGGTGCGGGTCACCGTGGTCTTCGACGGCCCCCGGGCGGCGGTCGCCAGCCCCGCCGAGGTGGTCGACGGGGTGACGATCCGCTTCGGCGGCGCCTCCGGGAGCGCCGACCACGTCATCGAGCGGCTCGCCTACAGGGCCGCGCAGGCGGGCCGCGCCGGCGAGGTGACGGTGGCCACCTCCGACCGCCTCCAGCGCGACATGGTGCGTGCCATGGGGGTGGCGACGATGGACGCGCGGAGCCTGGAGACCGAGGTGAAGGGGGCGCTGAGCGAGCTCGGCCGCGACGCCGCTCGGGGACGCGAGCAGGCCGCCTTCGCCCGCCGCCTCGAGGACCGTCTCGACCCCGGGGTGCGCGCCGCCCTCGAGCGGATGCGCCGCGGGCTGCCGCCCGACCCTCCGGTCGCGGAGGTTTCGCCGCCTCCCGAACGTATGGACGAGTAG
- the rlmB gene encoding 23S rRNA (guanosine(2251)-2'-O)-methyltransferase RlmB: MEILYGKNPVLEALRAGRPARKLVLAAGVRNEPRLREILEGAAERGIPVEETSRRRLDDIAHTEHHQGIAGYFHARPPLSLDELLGRVRAPGLLLVLDGIQDPQNLGALARSCDAAGASGLVLTRDRAAGITPAAAKASAGAVEHLDIAVVTNLASALTRLREAGYWCVGLDAGADMRYDRFDYTSPVALVVGAEGEGLRPLTRRRCDALVSLPMLGRVASLNAAAAGAILLYEAARQRDFGAG; the protein is encoded by the coding sequence GTGGAGATCCTCTACGGCAAGAACCCGGTGCTCGAGGCGCTCCGCGCCGGGCGGCCGGCGCGCAAGCTGGTGCTCGCCGCCGGAGTGCGCAACGAGCCGCGGCTGCGCGAGATCCTCGAGGGCGCCGCCGAGCGCGGCATCCCCGTCGAGGAGACCTCGCGCCGCCGCCTCGACGACATCGCCCACACCGAGCACCACCAGGGCATCGCCGGCTACTTCCACGCGCGGCCGCCGCTGAGCCTCGATGAGCTGCTCGGGCGGGTGCGGGCCCCGGGCCTGCTGCTCGTGCTCGACGGCATCCAGGACCCGCAGAACCTCGGCGCCCTCGCCCGCTCCTGCGACGCCGCCGGCGCGTCCGGCCTGGTGCTGACTCGCGACCGGGCGGCGGGAATCACCCCGGCGGCGGCGAAGGCGTCGGCGGGGGCGGTCGAGCACCTCGACATCGCGGTGGTGACCAACCTCGCCTCCGCCCTCACCCGGCTCCGCGAGGCCGGCTACTGGTGCGTCGGCCTCGACGCCGGCGCCGACATGCGCTACGACCGCTTCGACTACACCTCGCCGGTGGCGCTGGTGGTCGGCGCCGAGGGGGAGGGGCTGCGGCCGCTCACCCGCAGGCGCTGCGACGCGCTGGTGTCGCTGCCGATGCTCGGCCGGGTGGCGTCGCTGAACGCCGCCGCCGCCGGCGCCATCCTGCTCTACGAGGCCGCACGCCAGCGCGACTTCGGGGCAGGATGA